Proteins co-encoded in one Corylus avellana chromosome ca9, CavTom2PMs-1.0 genomic window:
- the LOC132192008 gene encoding transmembrane 9 superfamily member 11, with protein sequence MGSFNQFRIWVLTICLVFQSGYGFYLPGSYPHKYGVGDPLSVKVNSLTSIDTEMPFSYYSLPFCQPEGGVKDSAENLGELLMGDRIENSPYLFKMYTNETEIFLCKSDPLSADDFKILKKRIDEMYQVNLILDNLPAIRYTKKEIYVLRWTGYPVGVKLQDDYYIFNHLKFNVLVHKYEEANMARVMGTGDAAEVIPSAGKGGSDVPGYMVVGFEVVPCSVVHNADSVKNLKKYGKYPNQVKCDPNTVSMPIKKGQPIVFTYEVTFEESDIKWPSRWDAYLKMEGSKVHWFSILNSLMVITFLAGIVLVIFLRTVRRDLTRYEELDKEAQAQMNEELSGWKLVVGDVFRAPTNPALLCIMVGNGVQILGMAVVTILFAALGFMSPASRGTLITGMLFFYMILGIAAGYVAVRLWRTIGCGDYKGWVSVSWKVACFFPGIAFLILTTLNFLLWGSHSTGAIPFSLFVILLLLWFCISVPLTLVGGYFGAKAPHIEYPVRTNQIPREIPSQRYPSWLLVLGAGTLPFGTLFIELFFIMSSIWMGRVYYVFGFLFIVMILLVVVCAEVSLVLTYMHLCVEDWKWWWKSFFASGSVAIYIFLYSINYLVFDLKSLSGPVSATLYLGYSLFMVLAIMLATGTVGFLSSFWFVHYLFSSVKLD encoded by the coding sequence ATGGGATCTTTTAATCAATTTAGGATCTGGGTCTTGACCATTTGCTTGGTGTTCCAATCCGGGTATGGGTTTTACCTTCCTGGTAGTTATCCCCACAAGTATGGTGTCGGTGATCCGTTGTCGGTGAAAGTGAATTCTCTCACTTCCATCGATACGGAAATGCCCTTTAGCTATTACAGTTTGCCCTTTTGTCAGCCTGAAGGCGGTGTCAAGGACAGCGCTGAGAATCTTGGCGAGCTCCTCATGGGAGATCGGATTGAAAACTCTCCGTATCTGTTTAAGATGTACACCAACGAGACTGAGATCTTTTTATGCAAGTCGGATCCATTGTCGGCCGACGAtttcaagatcttgaagaagAGAATTGATGAGATGTACCAGGTTAATTTGATTCTCGATAATTTGCCGGCCATTCGTTATACCAAGAAGGAGATTTATGTTTTGCGGTGGACGGGGTACCCTGTTGGAGTTAAGCTTCAGGatgattattatatatttaaccATTTGAAGTTTAACGTGCTTGTTCATAAGTATGAGGAGGCCAATATGGCGCGTGTAATGGGGACTGGTGATGCGGCTGAGGTGATCCCGTCAGCTGGGAAGGGAGGATCAGATGTGCCTGGGTACATGGTTGTTGGGTTTGAGGTGGTTCCTTGCAGTGTTGTTCATAATGCTGATTCGGtgaagaatttgaagaaataCGGAAAGTACCCAAATCAGGTGAAATGTGATCCCAACACGGTGTCTATGCCGATCAAGAAAGGGCAGCCGATTGTCTTCACGTATGAGGTTACGTTTGAGGAGAGTGACATCAAGTGGCCATCACGATGGGATGCTTATCTGAAGATGGAGGGATCGAAAGTCCATTGGTTCTCGATTTTGAATTCTCTGATGGTGATTACTTTCCTTGCCGGCATTGTGCTTGTCATCTTCCTGAGGACTGTTAGGCGGGATCTGACCCGTTATGAGGAACTTGACAAGGAGGCTCAAGCTCAGATGAATGAGGAATTATCTGGTTGGAAGCTTGTTGTGGGGGATGTTTTCCGTGCCCCAACCAATCCTGCCCTTCTCTGTATCATGGTCGGAAATGGGGTTCAGATTCTTGGAATGGCTGTTGTGACCATATTGTTTGCTGCTCTTGGATTCATGTCACCTGCTTCGCGTGGAACGCTTATCACAGGTATGCTATTCTTCTATATGATACTTGGTATTGCAGCTGGTTATGTTGCGGTTCGTCTCTGGAGGACAATTGGCTGCGGTGACTACAAAGGATGGGTTTCAGTCTCATGGAAGGTTGCTTGTTTCTTCCCTGGTATTGCCTTCTTGATCCTCACCACTTTGAATTTCCTTTTATGGGGAAGTCACAGCACAGGAGCcattccattttctctttttgttattCTGCTTCTCCTCTGGTTTTGTATCTCGGTTCCCCTTACCTTAGTTGGTGGATACTTTGGGGCAAAGGCACCTCATATCGAATACCCTGTTCGAACGAACCAGATTCCTCGGGAAATCCCTTCTCAGAGATACCCGTCTTGGTTGCTTGTTCTTGGAGCTGGCACACTCCCTTTTGGTACCCTCTTCATTGAGCTCTTCTTTATCATGTCTAGCATTTGGATGGGCCGTGTATACTATGTCTTTGGTTTCCTCTTTATTGTTATGATCCTCCTCGTGGTGGTCTGTGCTGAGGTGTCTTTGGTTCTAACCTACATGCATCTCTGTGTGGAGGACTGGAAATGGTGGTGGAAGTCATTCTTTGCTTCTGGTTCTGTTGCCATCTACATCTTTTTGTACTCCATAAACTATCTTGTATTTGATCTCAAGAGTTTGAGTGGACCTGTCTCGGCAACTCTTTACTTGGGGTATTCACTCTTCATGGTTCTGGCAATCATGCTGGCGACCGGCACTGTTGGGTTCCTTTCATCATTCTGGTTTGTGCATTACTTGTTCTCTTCGGTGAAGCTGGATTGA